The Methanosphaera sp. BMS genome contains a region encoding:
- a CDS encoding MATE family efflux transporter, giving the protein MNFKIADSKFKELLLPSLLIVMALNISSVVDSFFLGTFIGPNAVAAIELLEPLVLLMTVFEWLFGLGGQILSLNKKSEFDVDGSNRYFTIAIFLSFVASVIMAMVCIFFTDPLSKILGASSVTKPLVIQYFTFLYGCFIVATVSGVITQYIRVDGMPNFASVVIVVANVINIILDYVFLSYFKMGMSSASLASLIGYTVALALCLYYIRSPKRTFRFVRAAFEIKTFLKSSWKIIKIGFPGASVGIFDVIFVYVINLFLAATLGDVGLTTYMLCVDLLVIASIVNVGVSETLTSIVPIYYSKHDYVNLNHLIRTSLLISITCATAIILIIWIWPQGFLAMYNFNQIEIADFVTHAVKLYSFFILLSIVPNMLVFYYEAIERSVLSTVLSLLFALVLPLASVYGLYNIMGSDGIWIAFSVACILSTIFIVITVKVIQRREDKYEGLFFIEKDLVHKTKNFVLTNNDMDARKECISHLKSLDASDEFCVNVEKIFNVIFDTNGPGTYMEILVIDYDDNIHLDIKYDGNLENLEHIKNVFPEGMLKYAEILGFNNIEYVMDKV; this is encoded by the coding sequence ATGAATTTTAAAATAGCTGACAGTAAGTTTAAAGAATTATTATTGCCATCACTACTGATAGTCATGGCATTAAACATTAGTTCGGTAGTGGATTCATTCTTTTTAGGTACATTTATCGGACCTAATGCCGTAGCTGCAATAGAATTATTAGAACCATTGGTTTTATTGATGACAGTCTTTGAATGGTTATTTGGATTGGGTGGTCAAATATTATCATTGAATAAAAAATCCGAATTTGATGTTGACGGCAGCAACCGATACTTTACAATAGCAATCTTTTTGAGTTTTGTCGCCTCAGTCATAATGGCTATGGTTTGCATATTCTTTACGGATCCATTATCAAAGATATTAGGTGCATCCAGTGTTACAAAACCTTTGGTAATACAATATTTCACGTTCCTGTATGGATGTTTTATAGTGGCAACCGTATCTGGTGTAATAACTCAATATATTCGTGTAGACGGCATGCCAAACTTTGCATCAGTAGTTATTGTTGTAGCTAACGTAATAAACATCATATTGGATTATGTGTTCTTGTCATACTTTAAAATGGGCATGTCTTCAGCATCACTGGCATCCCTTATTGGATATACCGTTGCTCTTGCATTGTGTCTATATTACATCAGGTCTCCTAAAAGAACATTCAGATTTGTTCGTGCAGCATTTGAAATTAAGACCTTTCTTAAGTCCTCTTGGAAAATAATTAAAATAGGATTCCCGGGTGCAAGTGTAGGTATCTTCGATGTGATATTTGTATATGTTATAAACTTGTTCCTGGCAGCCACTTTGGGTGATGTAGGTTTAACCACTTACATGCTATGTGTGGACTTGCTGGTAATAGCAAGCATAGTTAATGTTGGGGTATCTGAAACACTGACTTCCATAGTTCCAATATACTATTCAAAACATGACTATGTGAATTTAAATCATCTGATTAGGACTTCACTCTTAATCAGTATAACCTGTGCGACAGCAATTATATTAATCATATGGATATGGCCTCAAGGATTCCTGGCAATGTATAACTTTAACCAGATTGAAATCGCAGATTTCGTCACACATGCTGTTAAGTTATATTCATTTTTCATACTATTGTCCATAGTGCCTAACATGTTGGTATTCTATTATGAGGCTATTGAAAGATCTGTCTTATCAACAGTGCTTTCACTGCTGTTTGCATTGGTCTTACCATTAGCTTCAGTTTATGGATTATATAATATTATGGGTTCGGATGGAATATGGATTGCTTTTTCAGTGGCATGTATTCTTTCAACTATCTTCATTGTAATAACCGTTAAGGTTATTCAAAGAAGGGAAGATAAATATGAGGGATTGTTCTTCATCGAAAAAGATTTGGTGCATAAAACCAAGAACTTTGTATTGACAAACAATGATATGGATGCAAGAAAAGAATGTATAAGTCACTTAAAAAGTTTAGATGCATCAGATGAGTTTTGTGTGAATGTTGAAAAGATTTTCAATGTTATCTTTGATACTAATGGGCCTGGTACCTACATGGAAATATTGGTTATAGATTATGATGACAACATCCACCTCGACATCAAATACGATGGAAATCTAGAGAATCTTGAACATATAAAAAATGTATTTCCTGAGGGAATGCTTAAATATGCTGAAATATTGGGCTTTAACAATATTGAGTATGTGATGGATAAGGTTTAA
- a CDS encoding DEAD/DEAH box helicase, whose protein sequence is MEYGVSNWGNEWLNALNGVDLTNRLPRGKSYANTGKVYDIKIDDNKVTSKVKGRYSDHYDTRITFDTFNDKEKEIILETIKQSPSLLSALLNHQLPLDLHEILLEKGVNPFPTSVDDIRCHCSCPDYAYICKHVAGLLYMVTHEVDKDPFLVFKLQDCDLLDLLDYDSTSDNIKSIDDLFTYTDNQTSILKDDIDFSLISDLSNNILALLKEKPLFYEKDFKDIFENLIKTKSRYAKREIDNYHRNFYGFNIFNIIEDPSDKRPKYEEDYPEWFERQFIEKWNKPNQWEVFNIEINDEYNIDSIYTAGHSPFDENPTLEYLLSFFVELSESPIDKYNQDIQFYHLLYQFTVELIKKHALTPELFVSNGQYHIRWIPAIFDKTIKEVIDKLVQLCPYDLLYYNDKNLSKTDQILAIVSLFAAAFDEYFLRWGITKKLEKNCQYNAFNLFLGKPQYFDKFSEQGYEKLINQWLSSFVLSYRDYDLYLVIEEEFDRYTVEVKVSVDGGEMININRFIDQSKNTNLKLQLISDTYIINELFPQVNQSIDLNENMELDIDEFSEFFLNTLPLFEVIGITIILPKNLQKIFRPKLKLDIAGSKNEKGYLRFTDIVKFDWKIHIGESIYDINEFKKMAEKSRGLVKLNNQYVILDEDETKKLIKDIEKLPEKLNKHELTKALLSGEYKDAEVEIDENLTRMLDNIGKYEKCEIPDSVTANLRNYQKNGYSWLVQNINTGFGSILADDMGLGKTLQTLTAIQHFKDEGYLDKQKVLVVAPTSLLTNWQEEIRKFTPDLTSYIFHGTKRKFPKQEYDIYLTSYGVIRKDVEKFNKKKWFITIIDEAQNIKNPDTKQTRAVKKIKAKHKIALSGTPVENRLSEYWSIFDFINKGYLSTLKQFRQNYILPIEKEKNHDTLENFKQITQPFILRRLKSDKNIIKDLPDKITNDIYCDLSKQQVSLYKEILDTSMDEVDANEGIKRKGLVLKLITSLKQVCNHPSQYSKSKSYNVDDSGKMQALMSILENILESNEKVLIFTQYVQMGSIMKKLVEDKFNEEVLFLHGSLSRKKRDELVKRFQKNTQSKIFIISLKAGGTGLNLTAASNVIHYDLWWNPAVENQATDRAYRIGQKDNVMVYRFITKGTFEEKINQMIHDKKELAQLTVGTGEQFITEMNDKQLRDMFKLRKT, encoded by the coding sequence ATGGAATATGGAGTCAGCAATTGGGGTAATGAATGGTTAAACGCCTTAAATGGTGTTGACTTGACCAACCGTTTGCCCCGCGGTAAAAGTTATGCAAATACAGGTAAGGTATATGATATAAAAATCGACGACAACAAGGTAACTTCCAAGGTTAAAGGAAGATACAGTGATCATTATGATACTCGGATAACATTCGACACATTTAACGACAAAGAAAAAGAGATAATCCTGGAAACAATCAAGCAATCACCTTCATTATTATCCGCATTGCTTAACCATCAATTGCCATTGGATCTTCATGAAATACTTCTTGAAAAGGGCGTCAATCCATTTCCAACATCCGTTGATGACATCCGTTGTCACTGCAGCTGCCCTGATTATGCCTATATCTGCAAGCACGTGGCAGGATTGCTCTACATGGTTACCCATGAGGTTGACAAGGATCCGTTTTTGGTTTTTAAGTTACAGGACTGTGACTTGCTTGATCTTCTTGACTATGACTCTACCAGCGACAATATCAAATCAATAGATGACCTATTTACATATACTGATAATCAGACAAGTATATTGAAGGATGATATTGACTTTTCATTGATTTCCGATTTGTCAAACAATATTTTAGCACTTCTTAAAGAAAAGCCATTGTTTTATGAAAAAGATTTTAAGGATATCTTTGAAAACCTCATCAAGACAAAATCCAGATATGCTAAACGGGAAATAGACAATTATCATAGAAACTTTTACGGATTCAATATATTCAACATTATAGAAGATCCATCCGATAAAAGACCAAAATACGAGGAGGACTATCCTGAATGGTTCGAACGACAGTTTATTGAAAAATGGAATAAGCCAAATCAATGGGAAGTCTTCAACATAGAAATCAATGACGAATATAATATCGACAGCATTTACACGGCAGGTCATAGTCCATTTGATGAGAATCCAACACTTGAATATTTATTATCATTCTTTGTGGAGTTATCAGAAAGTCCCATCGATAAGTATAATCAGGATATACAATTTTATCACCTGTTATATCAGTTTACAGTTGAACTTATTAAAAAGCATGCATTGACTCCCGAGTTATTTGTCAGTAACGGTCAATATCATATACGCTGGATTCCGGCTATATTTGACAAGACAATCAAAGAAGTGATTGACAAGCTGGTACAATTATGTCCATATGATCTATTGTATTATAATGATAAAAACCTATCTAAAACCGATCAGATATTGGCCATAGTAAGCTTATTTGCTGCGGCATTTGATGAATACTTCCTCAGGTGGGGTATCACTAAGAAACTGGAAAAGAATTGTCAATACAATGCATTTAACCTATTTTTGGGCAAACCCCAATACTTTGATAAGTTCTCCGAGCAGGGCTATGAAAAGCTTATTAATCAGTGGCTTTCAAGCTTTGTATTATCATATAGGGATTATGACTTGTATCTTGTCATAGAGGAGGAATTTGACAGGTATACAGTTGAAGTAAAGGTCAGCGTCGATGGTGGAGAAATGATTAACATCAATAGATTTATCGACCAATCAAAGAACACTAACTTAAAGCTTCAATTGATAAGCGATACCTATATCATCAATGAATTATTCCCCCAGGTCAATCAGTCAATTGATTTAAATGAAAACATGGAGCTTGATATTGATGAGTTCTCCGAATTCTTCCTAAATACGCTGCCACTATTTGAAGTAATAGGCATAACAATAATACTGCCTAAAAATCTTCAGAAGATATTCAGGCCAAAACTCAAACTGGACATTGCGGGAAGTAAAAATGAAAAAGGATACCTTAGATTCACAGACATTGTCAAATTCGACTGGAAGATACATATCGGTGAGAGCATATACGATATCAACGAATTCAAGAAAATGGCCGAAAAGTCACGTGGACTGGTAAAATTAAACAATCAATATGTAATACTGGATGAAGATGAGACAAAGAAACTAATCAAGGACATTGAAAAGTTACCGGAAAAACTCAACAAGCACGAATTAACCAAGGCACTATTATCCGGTGAATACAAGGACGCCGAAGTTGAAATTGATGAAAACCTAACAAGAATGCTCGATAACATAGGCAAATATGAAAAATGCGAAATACCGGACAGTGTCACTGCAAATCTAAGAAATTACCAGAAAAACGGTTATTCATGGCTGGTCCAGAACATCAACACGGGCTTCGGATCCATACTTGCCGATGATATGGGACTTGGTAAAACACTTCAAACGCTCACAGCAATACAACACTTCAAGGATGAAGGATACCTTGACAAACAAAAGGTACTTGTGGTAGCACCGACAAGCCTTTTGACCAATTGGCAGGAAGAAATCCGGAAATTCACGCCAGATTTGACATCATACATATTCCATGGAACTAAAAGAAAGTTTCCAAAACAGGAATATGACATCTACCTGACATCCTACGGCGTAATTAGAAAGGATGTCGAGAAGTTCAACAAAAAGAAATGGTTTATCACAATCATTGACGAGGCACAAAACATTAAAAACCCTGATACCAAGCAGACAAGGGCAGTCAAGAAGATAAAGGCCAAACATAAAATAGCACTATCCGGTACACCCGTAGAAAACAGGTTATCAGAGTACTGGAGCATATTTGACTTTATTAACAAGGGATATTTAAGCACATTAAAACAGTTTCGACAAAATTACATACTGCCAATAGAAAAGGAAAAAAATCACGACACGCTGGAAAACTTCAAACAAATCACACAGCCATTCATACTCAGAAGACTAAAAAGCGACAAGAATATCATTAAGGACTTGCCTGACAAGATAACCAATGACATATACTGTGACCTTTCAAAACAGCAGGTATCATTATACAAGGAAATACTTGACACATCAATGGATGAAGTTGATGCAAACGAGGGAATAAAGAGAAAAGGACTGGTACTTAAACTGATAACATCACTAAAGCAGGTATGTAATCATCCCTCACAATATAGCAAATCCAAAAGCTACAACGTCGATGACTCAGGTAAGATGCAGGCACTGATGAGCATCCTCGAAAACATACTGGAATCAAATGAAAAGGTACTGATATTCACACAGTATGTACAGATGGGCAGTATCATGAAAAAATTGGTGGAGGATAAGTTCAATGAGGAGGTACTCTTCCTGCATGGTTCGCTTTCACGTAAAAAACGTGACGAACTGGTCAAGAGATTCCAGAAAAACACTCAGAGCAAGATATTCATCATTTCACTTAAGGCCGGTGGTACGGGATTAAATCTGACAGCCGCCAGCAATGTCATACACTATGATTTATGGTGGAATCCCGCCGTTGAAAATCAGGCAACCGACAGGGCATATCGTATAGGACAAAAGGATAATGTAATGGTATACCGCTTTATAACGAAGGGTACCTTTGAGGAAAAAATCAACCAGATGATACATGACAAAAAGGAACTTGCCCAGTTAACCGTTGGTACAGGTGAACAGTTCATTACTGAAATGAATGATAAACAGTTAAGGGACATGTTCAAATTAAGAAAAACATAA
- the mvk gene encoding mevalonate kinase, with translation MKIKSFAPGKIILFGEHSVVHNRPAIAAAINRGVDVELTPRNDNIVHVIVPAIGYDEKHELTNSRLNYLIDSHKKMITDYIYEVINLFEFQSGFDIKVDINMYLGVGLGSSAAVTVSTLKAVSMYADKDYTKDELAGIARSIEIKIQGAASPIDTSMSTYGGIIYIDNEFNLHSVNVNMKLPLIVQNCQISGNTGKLVESVRQKYEKYPNIVGKIFDAMEQIAVDAKKALEEGNNEHLSNYMNLNQGLLDSIGVNTLELSEMVYTIRSHGAKGSKLTGSGGGGCIIAFCPDNIDEVYDSLDDNYPKFKCELSTEGVEASIIKD, from the coding sequence ATGAAGATTAAATCATTTGCACCAGGAAAAATAATATTATTCGGTGAACATTCAGTTGTACATAACAGGCCCGCCATTGCCGCAGCAATAAACAGGGGTGTTGATGTAGAGCTCACGCCAAGAAATGATAACATTGTTCATGTAATAGTACCGGCTATCGGCTATGACGAAAAACATGAATTAACTAATTCTCGATTAAATTACTTAATTGATAGTCATAAAAAGATGATTACTGACTACATTTATGAGGTTATTAACTTATTTGAATTTCAAAGCGGTTTTGACATCAAAGTGGATATCAACATGTACCTGGGCGTAGGTCTTGGCTCATCAGCGGCTGTAACGGTTTCAACACTTAAGGCCGTGTCAATGTATGCCGACAAGGACTACACCAAGGATGAACTGGCAGGTATTGCCCGTTCCATTGAAATTAAAATACAGGGAGCGGCCAGTCCCATAGACACATCCATGAGTACATATGGTGGTATAATATATATTGACAACGAATTTAACCTACATAGCGTAAACGTCAATATGAAGTTGCCATTAATAGTTCAAAACTGCCAGATAAGTGGTAATACAGGAAAATTAGTTGAATCTGTTAGACAAAAATATGAAAAATATCCTAACATTGTAGGAAAAATATTTGATGCAATGGAACAGATAGCAGTTGATGCAAAAAAGGCATTGGAAGAGGGTAACAATGAGCATTTAAGCAATTATATGAATCTCAATCAGGGATTGCTTGATTCAATCGGCGTAAATACTCTTGAATTGTCCGAGATGGTATACACCATTAGAAGTCATGGTGCAAAAGGATCCAAGCTTACTGGCAGTGGCGGTGGAGGATGTATTATAGCATTCTGTCCGGACAATATCGATGAGGTATATGATTCATTGGATGATAATTATCCAAAGTTCAAGTGTGAATTATCAACTGAAGGAGTAGAAGCATCAATTATCAAAGATTAA
- a CDS encoding isopentenyl phosphate kinase has translation MIILKLGGSALTIKDADKPTIDDVNLDRIATEVASYNQDMIIVHGAGSFGHIHARKYAIGDRILGDDDKSNKTMGLCLTQASVQLLNYKVISKLHEKNIPAVGIKPSTFIVNKDKRIDECDTNLIRKYLDDGFVPVLYGDAVLDKNDEIRYSILSGDQIITYLAKKLNTDRVILSSDVDGIYTDNPKTNPDAKLIDIVTKDTPLTTTSNDNQADVTGGMAGKIRELLELAEYGIESQIINAEKEGNIKLAVSGRQVKGTIIK, from the coding sequence ATGATAATACTTAAACTAGGTGGCAGTGCATTAACCATTAAGGATGCGGATAAGCCAACTATAGATGATGTTAACTTAGATAGAATAGCTACAGAAGTAGCAAGTTATAATCAGGATATGATTATAGTTCATGGTGCCGGGTCATTCGGACATATCCATGCCAGGAAGTATGCTATTGGTGATAGGATACTTGGTGATGATGACAAATCCAACAAGACTATGGGATTGTGTCTGACACAGGCATCAGTACAGCTATTGAATTATAAGGTAATAAGTAAACTGCACGAAAAGAATATCCCGGCTGTCGGGATAAAACCGTCAACATTTATTGTAAACAAGGATAAAAGAATAGATGAATGTGACACTAATCTAATAAGAAAATATCTTGATGACGGATTTGTACCGGTATTATATGGGGATGCCGTACTTGATAAGAATGATGAAATTAGATATTCCATATTATCAGGTGATCAGATTATAACATATCTGGCAAAAAAACTGAACACGGATCGTGTAATATTATCATCAGATGTCGATGGAATATATACAGACAATCCAAAGACAAATCCTGACGCTAAGTTAATTGATATAGTAACAAAAGACACGCCTTTGACAACAACCAGTAATGATAATCAGGCAGACGTTACTGGAGGTATGGCAGGTAAGATTAGAGAACTGCTGGAGTTAGCCGAATATGGCATTGAATCACAGATTATCAACGCTGAAAAGGAAGGTAATATAAAGCTAGCCGTATCCGGCAGACAAGTTAAAGGTACAATAATCAAATAA
- the fni gene encoding type 2 isopentenyl-diphosphate Delta-isomerase: protein MISDRKLEHLEICKNYDVEHHRTTGFEDVELVHRSLPEVDFDEIDTSIEFLGKKLDSPLIISAITGGHSASKEINESLAIASEKTNIAMGVGSQRAGITNPELTDTFTVVRDMAPHATIIGNIGAPQVEYAGSAIDMLDCDILAIHLNPLQEIIQPEGDINAKGFIDDIKEITQTVDIPIMAKETGAGISKKDAQILEKIGIDAIDIEGVGGTSWSAVETYRAENPNLGNLFWDWGITTAVSTVEVVESTDLPVISSGGIRNGLEAAKAISLGASGVGMALPFLKHAYNGPEYVEEKINQFTNELKTAMFLVGAENIKQLQEKRLIITGKTREILTELGIDTKKYARRI from the coding sequence ATGATATCTGATAGAAAATTGGAACACTTGGAAATCTGTAAAAACTATGATGTCGAACATCACAGGACTACCGGATTTGAAGATGTGGAACTTGTTCACAGATCACTGCCGGAAGTCGATTTTGATGAAATTGATACAAGCATAGAATTTCTGGGTAAAAAATTGGATTCACCACTGATAATATCAGCAATAACCGGTGGACACTCAGCAAGCAAAGAAATAAATGAAAGTTTAGCTATTGCATCCGAGAAAACCAATATTGCTATGGGTGTAGGCAGCCAAAGAGCGGGAATAACAAATCCTGAACTGACAGATACATTCACTGTTGTTAGGGATATGGCACCACATGCAACTATCATAGGTAACATCGGAGCACCACAGGTTGAATATGCAGGCAGTGCAATTGACATGCTTGACTGTGACATACTGGCAATACACCTGAATCCATTACAGGAGATAATACAGCCTGAAGGGGATATAAACGCCAAGGGGTTTATTGATGACATAAAAGAGATAACGCAAACAGTCGATATTCCAATCATGGCAAAGGAAACAGGTGCCGGTATATCCAAAAAGGATGCACAGATACTTGAAAAAATAGGAATCGACGCTATAGACATTGAAGGTGTTGGTGGAACCAGCTGGTCGGCAGTTGAAACATACAGGGCAGAAAATCCTAACTTGGGAAACCTATTCTGGGATTGGGGTATAACCACGGCCGTAAGTACTGTAGAAGTAGTAGAAAGTACAGACCTGCCGGTAATATCATCCGGTGGTATACGAAACGGATTAGAGGCCGCCAAGGCAATAAGTCTTGGAGCCAGTGGTGTAGGTATGGCATTACCGTTTTTAAAGCATGCCTATAATGGACCTGAATATGTGGAAGAGAAAATCAATCAGTTTACCAATGAACTTAAAACGGCAATGTTTCTGGTAGGAGCAGAAAACATCAAACAATTACAGGAAAAAAGACTGATAATTACCGGAAAAACACGAGAAATATTAACAGAACTCGGTATAGACACTAAAAAATATGCAAGGAGGATATAA
- a CDS encoding RNase J family beta-CASP ribonuclease: MTIEVIAVGGYEEIGKNMTAVKVNDDVVIFDMGIHLDRLHIHEDTDIARMHSLDLIERGVIPDDTLMRDVDGKVRAIVCTHGHLDHIGAIAKLAHRYEAPIIASPYTLALIEKTIQGERKFKVNNPLKSVNPGEKIQISPNLTLEFVRTTHSIPHTITAALHTPEGVIIYANDFKFDNHQMVSPPPDYRRFRELGKKGVKVAILDTTNIKEKQQSKTYSERIARDLLKDVLKGPLEERKGLIVTTFSSHIERIQAITKIAERSRRKIMLLGRSMERYCSIAESMGILNLPRNVSVYGNSKSINKALARANENRTKYMLIVTGHQGEPDALLPRIAANKTNFEIKPGDNVIFSATTIPNPINIANRNLLDRRLKERGARIYNNVHVSGHAGPEDMRDFIRMLQPQHLIPAHGDLSHLSAFVELAEEEGYKLGNDVHILRNGQAQVFNR; this comes from the coding sequence TTGACAATAGAAGTAATAGCAGTTGGAGGATATGAAGAGATAGGAAAGAATATGACTGCAGTAAAAGTAAACGATGACGTGGTCATATTTGATATGGGTATACACCTAGACAGATTACACATACATGAAGATACTGACATAGCAAGAATGCACAGTTTGGATTTAATCGAAAGAGGAGTAATCCCCGATGATACATTGATGCGTGATGTTGACGGAAAGGTACGTGCAATCGTATGTACACACGGTCACCTTGACCACATAGGTGCAATTGCAAAACTGGCACACAGATATGAGGCACCAATTATTGCAAGTCCATATACACTAGCATTAATCGAGAAAACCATCCAGGGCGAACGTAAATTCAAGGTAAACAATCCATTAAAGTCAGTTAACCCTGGTGAAAAAATACAGATATCACCAAATCTGACCCTGGAATTTGTAAGGACAACACACAGTATACCACACACAATAACAGCAGCATTACATACCCCTGAAGGAGTAATAATATATGCAAACGACTTCAAATTCGACAATCATCAGATGGTTTCACCACCACCTGACTATAGAAGATTCAGGGAATTAGGTAAAAAAGGAGTAAAGGTTGCAATACTTGATACAACCAACATCAAGGAAAAGCAGCAAAGCAAAACATACTCTGAAAGAATAGCAAGAGACTTACTCAAGGACGTTCTAAAAGGACCACTTGAAGAAAGAAAAGGATTGATTGTCACAACATTCTCCAGTCACATCGAAAGAATACAGGCAATAACAAAAATAGCTGAAAGAAGCAGAAGAAAAATCATGCTTCTGGGCAGATCAATGGAAAGATACTGTTCAATAGCAGAGTCAATGGGTATACTAAACCTGCCAAGAAACGTAAGCGTATACGGAAATTCAAAGTCCATCAACAAGGCATTGGCACGTGCTAATGAAAACAGGACAAAATACATGCTAATAGTAACGGGCCATCAGGGAGAACCTGATGCATTACTACCTAGAATAGCAGCCAATAAGACAAACTTTGAAATCAAACCGGGAGATAATGTAATATTCTCAGCTACCACAATTCCTAATCCTATAAACATAGCAAATAGGAATTTACTTGACAGACGTCTAAAAGAAAGAGGTGCAAGAATATATAATAATGTCCACGTATCCGGTCACGCCGGACCAGAGGATATGAGAGACTTTATTAGAATGCTGCAGCCACAACACTTGATACCGGCACACGGTGACTTAAGCCACCTTTCAGCATTCGTAGAATTAGCAGAAGAAGAAGGATATAAATTAGGAAATGATGTTCACATACTAAGAAATGGACAAGCACAAGTATTTAATAGGTGA
- the idsA gene encoding short chain isoprenyl diphosphate synthase IdsA — MSDVMEILKKYSVDVDKEIELALSTLEPDTLKDSSAHLIKAGGKKFRPALVVLSCQAVGGQTDKALKTAAALELIHTFSLIHDDIMDNDDTRRGMKAVHKIWGEPLAILAGDTLFAKAYETIIKTADDNIAYERVIDALRVLVDSCIKICEGQALDMAFEDTFEVTKDEYMNMIYKKTGALITGATTAGAIIGGATSDQIKALDTYGRKIGLAFQIQDDYIDLTGDESIGKPVGSDLVEGKKTLMVVFALEKANQEDHDRLIELLEANDESIIPEAMSILEKYDAINYARSVAYDCVIEAKEALMFLPDTDAKDALNKLADFVFTRNA, encoded by the coding sequence ATGTCAGATGTAATGGAAATATTAAAAAAATATTCAGTAGATGTAGATAAAGAAATCGAATTAGCATTAAGTACACTAGAACCGGACACTTTAAAGGATTCATCAGCTCATCTAATTAAAGCCGGTGGAAAAAAATTCAGGCCTGCATTGGTTGTATTAAGCTGTCAGGCAGTCGGTGGTCAAACAGACAAGGCACTTAAGACAGCAGCTGCACTGGAATTAATCCATACTTTCAGTCTCATACATGATGACATAATGGATAATGATGATACACGTCGTGGCATGAAAGCCGTACATAAAATATGGGGAGAACCACTTGCAATACTCGCCGGAGACACATTATTTGCAAAGGCATATGAAACAATCATCAAAACAGCCGATGATAACATAGCATATGAAAGAGTTATAGATGCACTACGTGTACTGGTTGATTCATGCATTAAAATATGTGAAGGTCAAGCACTTGACATGGCATTTGAAGATACCTTCGAGGTAACCAAGGATGAATACATGAACATGATCTATAAGAAAACTGGTGCATTAATTACCGGTGCCACAACAGCAGGTGCAATAATCGGTGGAGCAACATCTGACCAAATCAAGGCATTAGATACCTATGGTAGAAAAATCGGCCTTGCATTCCAAATTCAGGATGACTACATAGACCTTACCGGTGATGAATCAATCGGTAAACCAGTAGGCAGTGACCTGGTAGAGGGTAAAAAAACATTAATGGTTGTATTTGCATTAGAAAAAGCAAATCAGGAAGACCATGACAGATTAATTGAATTACTTGAAGCTAACGATGAAAGCATTATCCCGGAAGCTATGTCAATACTTGAAAAATATGATGCAATCAACTATGCTCGTAGCGTAGCATATGATTGTGTAATTGAAGCTAAGGAAGCATTAATGTTCTTACCTGACACTGATGCCAAGGATGCACTCAACAAGTTAGCAGACTTTGTATTTACAAGAAATGCATAA
- a CDS encoding transposase has protein sequence MKTLFQYNYKEDTYTYPEKQTLYFKYQYERPTQKEGKPNRIEHKYINYKACKNCPSLQKCTKSSHKIISEFTNENTLKIKQYMDTKEAQNEYKKRGNTVEAPFGILKIFYNYNNLRTHGIQQTENIMNLCALSHNIKRLYNIKHNILNEITEIDNFLEKLSTLFETELIATIK, from the coding sequence ATAAAGACCCTTTTCCAATATAATTACAAAGAAGACACATACACCTACCCAGAAAAACAAACATTATACTTCAAATACCAATATGAACGACCAACCCAAAAAGAAGGCAAACCCAACAGAATAGAACACAAATACATAAACTACAAAGCATGTAAAAACTGCCCATCACTACAAAAATGCACCAAAAGCAGCCACAAAATAATATCCGAATTCACAAACGAAAATACACTAAAAATAAAACAATACATGGACACAAAAGAAGCACAAAACGAATACAAAAAAAGAGGAAACACAGTCGAAGCACCATTTGGAATATTAAAAATATTCTACAACTACAACAACCTAAGAACACATGGAATACAACAAACAGAAAACATAATGAACTTATGTGCACTATCACACAACATAAAAAGATTATACAACATAAAACACAACATACTCAACGAAATAACAGAAATAGACAACTTCCTAGAAAAACTATCAACATTATTCGAAACAGAACTCATAGCTACAATAAAATAA